A single Ignavibacteriales bacterium DNA region contains:
- a CDS encoding FAD-dependent monooxygenase, whose protein sequence is MKVLINGGGIAGLTAAIALIKSGFSVTIFESAPQITAAGAGLVIQPNALKALEYFGIADQFIESANPIDQLAILNQRGRVIKEQRPSARFREQFTGFAIHRQTLHGLLQSFLPNDIYRTGRKAVSFSQTENSVSLRFDDGTEQEGDYLISADGIHSPIRMQLLPESKPRYAGYLCWRSVISNADLKIKEATETWGSRGRFGIVPVNGNRLYWFAVINSSQYDVRMKHVTVRGLRDHFADYHPLIGHVLDVSSDSEMLMNSICDILPLSRFAFGRVLLIGDAAHATTPNLGQGACQAIEDVMVLHQEIASGRELHDAFSSFEKRRIKKAAYIIDTSRRLGQIAQADNKLLIPLRNFALKCIPEFVTRRQFQKIYHIA, encoded by the coding sequence TTGAAAGTACTTATTAACGGCGGCGGAATTGCCGGACTGACAGCAGCTATTGCTCTTATCAAATCAGGATTTTCAGTAACAATCTTTGAATCAGCGCCGCAGATAACTGCTGCCGGAGCGGGTCTTGTCATCCAGCCGAACGCTCTGAAAGCGCTTGAATATTTTGGTATTGCTGATCAGTTTATTGAATCGGCAAATCCAATAGATCAGCTCGCGATTCTTAACCAGAGAGGAAGGGTGATTAAGGAACAAAGACCATCTGCCCGATTTAGAGAGCAATTCACGGGATTTGCCATCCACCGCCAGACTCTTCACGGCCTGCTGCAGAGTTTTCTTCCTAATGATATATATCGAACCGGCAGGAAGGCAGTTTCATTCAGCCAGACGGAGAACTCTGTGAGTCTCCGCTTTGATGACGGCACTGAGCAAGAGGGAGATTATCTTATCAGCGCTGACGGGATACACTCCCCAATCCGTATGCAGCTGCTCCCTGAATCAAAGCCGAGATACGCAGGATATTTATGCTGGCGGAGTGTTATCAGTAATGCGGATCTGAAGATTAAGGAAGCAACTGAAACCTGGGGCAGCAGAGGCAGGTTTGGCATCGTACCTGTAAACGGAAACCGTCTCTACTGGTTCGCTGTCATAAACAGCAGCCAGTATGATGTACGGATGAAACATGTTACGGTTAGAGGTCTCAGAGATCACTTCGCTGATTATCATCCTCTTATCGGTCATGTGTTAGATGTATCCTCTGACAGTGAAATGCTGATGAATTCAATCTGTGATATACTGCCCCTCAGCCGTTTTGCATTCGGCAGGGTTTTGCTCATTGGTGATGCTGCACATGCAACCACACCTAACCTTGGCCAGGGAGCATGTCAGGCCATTGAGGATGTGATGGTGCTTCATCAGGAGATTGCATCCGGAAGAGAACTTCACGATGCGTTCAGTTCTTTTGAAAAGAGAAGAATAAAAAAAGCTGCTTACATCATAGACACATCAAGGCGGCTCGGCCAAATCGCTCAGGCGGATAACAAGCTGCTTATTCCTCTGAGAAACTTTGCACTCAAATGCATTCCTGAATTTGTAACCCGGAGGCAGTTTCAGAAAATATATCATATTGCATAG
- a CDS encoding SDR family NAD(P)-dependent oxidoreductase codes for MYLKNKPVCTIVGAGPGVGLSVAKRFAKEGFRIALIARRQDMLDEYRTELTRQGADVHIFSGDAGDFESLIQAFKKINGSLGDTHVLVYNAAIVRSSLPSECSPARLLEDFKVNVGGALQAAQLVIPAMKEAKKGTILFTGGGLALDPIPQYTSLAIGKAGIRSLAFTLFGEMLTQGVHVATVTIAGIVKPGTKFDPDLIANEYWRLHSQPQGKWEKEIIIR; via the coding sequence ATGTATTTAAAGAATAAGCCGGTATGCACTATAGTTGGAGCCGGACCGGGAGTCGGTTTATCGGTTGCAAAACGATTCGCAAAAGAAGGTTTCCGCATCGCCCTGATCGCAAGACGTCAGGATATGCTTGATGAATACAGAACTGAGCTTACCCGTCAGGGAGCGGATGTTCATATCTTCTCCGGAGACGCGGGTGATTTTGAGTCGCTGATTCAGGCATTCAAAAAGATCAACGGGTCACTGGGTGACACTCATGTTCTGGTCTATAATGCAGCCATAGTCCGATCATCTCTCCCCTCGGAGTGCTCCCCCGCACGTCTGCTTGAGGATTTTAAGGTTAATGTCGGAGGTGCGCTGCAGGCAGCACAGTTAGTAATACCGGCCATGAAGGAAGCCAAAAAGGGAACCATCCTTTTCACCGGCGGCGGACTGGCACTGGATCCAATTCCGCAATACACATCCCTCGCCATCGGAAAAGCAGGAATCCGCAGTCTGGCCTTTACTCTGTTTGGGGAAATGCTCACGCAGGGGGTTCACGTCGCCACAGTTACCATAGCCGGTATCGTTAAGCCCGGCACAAAGTTTGACCCCGATCTGATTGCCAATGAATACTGGAGACTCCACAGCCAGCCCCAGGGCAAATGGGAAAAGGAAATCATCATAAGATAA
- a CDS encoding GntR family transcriptional regulator, whose amino-acid sequence MKFEPIGPELKPLRDRIASLVRDSVIEGKLKPGGRVTEDEIAGSLGVSRTPIREAFLQLEQEGFLTVHPRKGAVVTELSLQDAQETYLIKGALEALAGRLAMDYAEEEEIEHLEALNRQMEKIARSESKNYRRFLDLNSRFHHNLCELSKNQKLIKIITTLRKQTLRYNYIYVSLLSHLQQSVDEHWLIIRYIKEKNGEKLEQLIRVHGETARLALYDFIQKNQQPVTKN is encoded by the coding sequence ATGAAATTTGAACCAATCGGCCCCGAACTGAAACCCCTGAGAGACAGGATTGCCTCCCTGGTGCGTGATTCCGTGATTGAGGGGAAACTTAAACCCGGCGGCAGGGTTACCGAAGATGAAATTGCCGGCTCCCTTGGCGTAAGCCGGACCCCGATCAGGGAAGCATTTCTCCAGCTTGAGCAGGAGGGATTCCTGACTGTCCACCCGCGCAAAGGTGCCGTGGTGACTGAACTCTCTTTGCAGGATGCCCAGGAGACTTATCTGATAAAAGGGGCCCTTGAAGCTCTTGCCGGACGCCTTGCCATGGATTACGCAGAGGAGGAAGAAATTGAACATCTTGAAGCGCTTAACCGCCAGATGGAAAAGATTGCCCGGTCTGAATCCAAAAATTACCGCAGGTTTCTTGATCTGAACTCCCGTTTTCACCATAATCTCTGCGAGCTCTCCAAAAATCAGAAACTGATTAAAATCATTACCACTCTCAGGAAACAGACTCTGCGCTATAACTATATATATGTTTCCCTTCTTTCCCATCTGCAGCAGTCGGTTGACGAACACTGGCTCATAATCCGTTATATAAAAGAAAAAAATGGCGAAAAACTTGAACAGCTTATCAGGGTGCACGGAGAAACAGCACGGCTCGCGCTTTATGATTTTATCCAGAAAAACCAACAACCCGTTACAAAGAACTGA
- a CDS encoding cyclic nucleotide-binding domain-containing protein encodes MGAKEYKLFSVIKPNRLFDNIPESQLSFKISQKDFVNFEEGDIIFQSGDQADIIYLIVEGRVKIKYNANVDGQRYFEKSDQEFFGEREFIQGINRSSSAVAETPVRAFVMTKDVVNQLIQKNPELLHNLQAIDPMKDVARFGMTTQFHSDEFDALMRSVKQSAGGDPYSTTESMLINPDMVPESSYQVPDLPYQIPEEPETQDYTGNFQPAQPDDQDQFNPHFTMEILDPSEGAPYTITDNTFATNDDFRLPEQTADAGDQFQINPDLFKTGQVSSFVYPGSGTPKQEEPEDTPFRFGAEDIPEDALPLPENNIYDDIYGDDRQKTAESDDASFSFDLLSLPDDDEIKREGSLDEYLAEHPEEAASIPAPEDISPELKELQQMFDQEGFGKLPDGFAQSLLDSDLLSKTPEELEAIIRAGGQIPPQESEAPANNAQEFSWDFLPPDALAGESEGNDETPSQAAPFTIPEGFTFDEETPLPAGSADEQDTAPFHLNIPASSDEETGTFPDFGELTDTEEVSGTPGEGAPSFHLHLPGDSEEEPAAFPDFSTEKDSSSEAGGEEPAPAAGDIYTEEPPFHLSLPPESREEQAAFPDFITQEEPAAAPADQESVPAENDIYTEEPPFHLSLPEDFNAAPSAEEAVQPGEADANELYPQDLLPLNEHEDPFAPFQVRITGETSSAEVSAPAESEVIGEPEAADTGDIPEPEETAGEWSGWNFTGDPETGSRDQETPLPDGDIYSAESEGSPEEFEVLEPQRDEAELPDLSDETPPKERGSLLNTLFGKSTASREKQPEQQMPPPEDEQSGEYIWDFEKNEFVKLEPGKIEEAIPEKTGPDKQDFSRTLADEAPPEPRSTAMTGEFTTADFVWDPEKEEFVSVAESAAEKTAITADGDSDADLTAGTGSDLDTFSPPAITGEVVTADFIWDPDKQEFVSASELEPVSSPNEEEFQPEQGADFSSFDESREQEHEEEEEFRGFSSQDSEDIFKLPVDFASGDFSRDEDIYPPHEQNIQEDFPPDETPAEDEAIEETAEGGLWDFSDEEETPQKITPPVQEQSEPLPQRELKLPALNFLDDSSAGGNISSEELPADALEQVKSWIDTASDHDLMNLLSTMGKAFETNEQLQADQDSASHTDSGRETEDIYKDTERTLRDTMENTSNQDNKKSLRSLFKVVSEKTPPPELSEPQNVFDAGDAFWGTPDDTAEKESFLQEDSTSADQSMGAELGNEFTSPDTPAAFIKRNEPDFKTPLKKTSALDSVQMSSDREHSLSEEQLRMIIEAAKTVNSNVKLDEALTTIVVTASNLTKADRGTLYIVDRETDELWSKVMKGEQIEEIRLKIGQGISGWVARSGEILNLKNAYEDARFEASFDSITGYKTSSMLCYPIKDKHNNVIAVLQLLNSHQGTFSRLDEEMISALSSFIGITIQNAELIEGMVQGDRLNSLGKVANFIISDIKKPILTIKHLAEHLRTKKDLPRDVRSVLKMILDQSIIVGDLILTTLNYSQGKVILNKKLAKINSVLDEILGMLQDAIEYKKVQIFKKYDRDVFVMVDRKELYQAFFQITKNACDAMPGGGKLQVTTKVIDEDGTIEISFKDSGMGIPDAIKEKLFEPFFSQGKKNGIGLGLPITEKIIREHGGTISVESELGSGANFVITLPQVTRVG; translated from the coding sequence ATGGGCGCAAAAGAATATAAGCTGTTTTCCGTTATAAAGCCGAACAGACTCTTTGACAACATCCCGGAGTCCCAGCTCAGCTTCAAAATTTCTCAGAAGGACTTTGTCAACTTCGAGGAGGGGGATATTATTTTCCAGAGCGGCGACCAGGCAGATATTATTTACCTGATTGTTGAAGGGCGTGTTAAGATAAAATACAACGCCAATGTGGACGGACAGCGGTATTTTGAAAAAAGCGACCAGGAGTTTTTCGGGGAACGTGAGTTTATTCAGGGAATTAACCGCTCCTCTTCTGCCGTAGCCGAAACCCCGGTACGCGCTTTTGTAATGACCAAGGATGTGGTAAACCAGCTGATCCAGAAAAATCCGGAACTGCTCCACAATCTTCAGGCAATTGACCCGATGAAGGATGTTGCCCGCTTCGGTATGACCACCCAGTTCCACTCCGATGAGTTTGATGCACTGATGCGCTCGGTTAAGCAGTCTGCCGGAGGTGACCCTTACAGCACTACGGAAAGTATGCTGATTAACCCGGACATGGTGCCGGAGTCATCCTATCAGGTGCCGGATCTTCCCTATCAGATTCCCGAAGAACCTGAAACGCAGGATTATACGGGCAATTTCCAGCCCGCTCAACCGGATGATCAGGATCAGTTTAACCCCCATTTCACGATGGAAATTCTTGATCCCTCTGAGGGTGCTCCCTATACCATAACGGACAACACATTCGCAACGAATGATGATTTCCGTCTTCCGGAGCAAACCGCTGATGCCGGCGATCAATTTCAGATCAATCCGGACCTGTTTAAGACCGGACAGGTAAGCAGTTTTGTCTACCCGGGAAGCGGCACCCCAAAACAGGAAGAGCCGGAGGATACTCCATTCCGGTTCGGAGCAGAAGATATACCAGAAGACGCGCTCCCTCTGCCTGAGAACAACATTTACGATGATATATACGGGGATGACCGCCAAAAGACAGCAGAAAGTGATGACGCTTCTTTTTCATTTGATCTTCTCTCGCTCCCTGATGATGACGAAATTAAACGTGAGGGCTCTTTGGATGAGTACCTCGCCGAACATCCTGAAGAAGCAGCCAGCATTCCCGCACCTGAGGATATTTCACCAGAACTGAAAGAACTTCAGCAGATGTTTGATCAGGAGGGCTTTGGCAAACTCCCCGATGGCTTTGCGCAATCTCTGCTTGATTCGGACCTCCTTTCAAAAACGCCTGAAGAACTTGAAGCAATTATCCGGGCGGGAGGGCAGATTCCGCCGCAGGAGTCAGAAGCTCCGGCTAATAATGCTCAGGAATTCAGCTGGGATTTTCTCCCCCCTGATGCTCTCGCAGGAGAATCAGAAGGAAATGATGAAACTCCTTCACAGGCTGCACCATTCACTATTCCGGAAGGATTCACCTTTGATGAGGAGACGCCGCTTCCCGCCGGATCAGCGGATGAGCAGGATACGGCGCCGTTCCATTTAAATATTCCCGCTTCTTCTGATGAAGAAACCGGCACGTTTCCTGATTTCGGTGAATTAACCGATACCGAAGAAGTCTCCGGCACCCCCGGAGAAGGCGCTCCCTCATTTCATCTGCATCTGCCGGGAGATTCTGAGGAAGAACCAGCCGCGTTCCCTGATTTTTCAACTGAGAAAGATTCATCCTCCGAAGCCGGAGGCGAGGAGCCTGCTCCTGCAGCGGGCGATATATATACAGAAGAGCCGCCGTTTCATCTGAGTCTCCCCCCTGAAAGCAGGGAAGAGCAGGCAGCATTTCCTGATTTTATCACCCAGGAAGAACCAGCCGCCGCACCGGCAGATCAGGAATCTGTTCCGGCTGAGAACGATATATACACTGAAGAACCCCCTTTCCATCTGAGTCTCCCCGAAGATTTTAACGCAGCACCTTCAGCCGAAGAAGCTGTTCAGCCCGGCGAAGCTGATGCTAACGAGCTTTACCCCCAGGATCTCCTGCCTCTGAATGAACATGAGGATCCGTTTGCGCCGTTTCAGGTCAGGATTACCGGCGAAACTTCTTCAGCAGAAGTGTCAGCCCCCGCAGAATCTGAAGTAATTGGCGAACCCGAAGCTGCGGATACCGGAGATATTCCTGAACCGGAGGAAACAGCCGGCGAGTGGAGCGGATGGAATTTTACCGGTGACCCGGAAACCGGAAGCCGTGACCAGGAGACTCCGTTACCGGACGGCGATATATACTCCGCTGAGTCAGAGGGAAGCCCGGAAGAATTTGAAGTGCTCGAACCTCAGCGTGATGAAGCTGAACTTCCCGATCTTAGTGATGAGACTCCGCCCAAAGAACGCGGCTCTCTTCTGAACACACTCTTTGGCAAGAGCACCGCAAGCCGCGAAAAGCAGCCGGAGCAGCAGATGCCGCCTCCTGAAGATGAACAGTCGGGAGAATATATATGGGACTTCGAAAAAAATGAGTTTGTAAAACTTGAGCCCGGCAAAATTGAAGAAGCCATTCCGGAAAAAACCGGACCAGATAAGCAGGATTTTTCCAGGACCCTTGCTGATGAAGCCCCTCCTGAGCCGAGAAGTACCGCGATGACCGGTGAATTCACCACCGCTGATTTCGTCTGGGATCCGGAAAAAGAAGAGTTTGTAAGCGTTGCCGAAAGTGCTGCTGAAAAAACTGCTATTACCGCAGACGGTGATAGTGATGCAGACCTTACTGCAGGAACAGGAAGTGACTTAGATACCTTTTCTCCGCCTGCAATAACAGGCGAGGTGGTTACCGCTGACTTTATCTGGGATCCCGATAAACAGGAATTTGTTTCAGCATCGGAATTAGAGCCGGTATCCTCTCCGAATGAAGAAGAATTTCAGCCGGAGCAGGGAGCAGACTTTTCCTCCTTCGATGAAAGCCGGGAGCAGGAACACGAAGAAGAAGAGGAATTCCGGGGATTCAGCAGCCAGGATTCTGAAGATATATTTAAACTTCCGGTAGATTTTGCCTCCGGTGATTTCAGCCGGGATGAAGATATATATCCTCCTCATGAACAGAATATACAGGAAGATTTTCCGCCGGATGAAACGCCCGCTGAAGATGAAGCCATTGAGGAAACGGCAGAAGGGGGACTCTGGGATTTTTCTGATGAAGAAGAGACACCACAGAAAATTACCCCGCCGGTTCAGGAACAAAGTGAACCGTTGCCGCAGAGGGAACTGAAACTGCCGGCGCTGAATTTTCTTGATGATTCGTCTGCCGGAGGTAATATATCATCAGAAGAACTTCCCGCTGACGCGCTTGAACAGGTTAAATCATGGATTGATACCGCAAGTGACCATGACCTGATGAATCTGCTCAGCACCATGGGTAAAGCTTTTGAAACGAATGAACAACTGCAGGCAGATCAGGATTCCGCCTCCCATACAGACTCCGGACGGGAGACTGAAGATATATATAAGGACACAGAACGCACCTTAAGGGACACAATGGAAAACACCTCAAACCAGGATAATAAAAAATCACTGCGCTCACTCTTCAAGGTAGTCTCAGAAAAGACGCCTCCGCCTGAGTTATCAGAACCGCAAAATGTTTTTGATGCCGGAGATGCATTCTGGGGAACACCAGATGACACCGCGGAGAAAGAAAGCTTCCTGCAGGAAGACAGCACTTCAGCAGATCAGAGCATGGGAGCAGAACTAGGGAACGAATTTACTTCTCCTGATACACCCGCTGCTTTTATAAAACGCAATGAACCCGATTTTAAAACCCCACTGAAGAAAACATCCGCGCTGGACTCTGTGCAGATGTCCTCAGACCGCGAGCATAGTCTTTCCGAAGAACAGCTCCGCATGATTATTGAAGCGGCAAAAACCGTAAACTCAAACGTAAAACTGGATGAAGCGCTTACCACCATCGTGGTCACGGCATCCAACCTGACCAAGGCAGACCGCGGAACGTTATATATCGTTGACCGTGAGACTGATGAACTCTGGTCAAAGGTAATGAAAGGCGAGCAGATTGAAGAAATCCGGCTGAAGATAGGACAGGGTATATCCGGCTGGGTAGCCCGCAGCGGTGAAATTCTTAATCTGAAAAATGCCTATGAAGACGCGCGTTTTGAAGCATCGTTTGACAGCATTACCGGATATAAAACCAGTTCCATGCTCTGCTATCCGATAAAAGACAAACACAATAACGTGATCGCCGTTCTGCAGCTCCTTAACTCGCATCAGGGTACGTTCAGCCGGCTTGACGAAGAGATGATCAGCGCTCTTTCTTCCTTCATTGGAATCACAATTCAGAATGCCGAACTGATTGAAGGCATGGTGCAGGGTGACCGGCTTAACAGTCTGGGCAAGGTTGCCAATTTCATTATCTCTGATATTAAGAAACCAATCCTTACCATCAAGCATCTTGCTGAACACCTCCGCACCAAGAAAGACCTTCCGCGGGATGTCCGATCGGTTCTGAAGATGATACTTGACCAGTCCATTATTGTAGGCGATCTTATCCTCACTACGCTCAATTATTCACAGGGCAAAGTAATCCTGAATAAGAAGCTGGCTAAAATTAATTCCGTGCTGGATGAAATCCTCGGTATGCTTCAGGACGCCATTGAATATAAGAAGGTGCAGATATTTAAGAAGTATGACCGGGATGTTTTTGTGATGGTTGACCGGAAGGAGCTGTATCAGGCATTCTTCCAGATTACCAAAAACGCCTGTGATGCAATGCCCGGCGGCGGCAAGCTGCAGGTTACCACCAAAGTGATTGATGAGGATGGCACCATCGAGATTTCCTTTAAGGATTCAGGAATGGGAATTCCTGATGCCATAAAGGAGAAGCTTTTTGAACCATTCTTTTCACAGGGAAAGAAAAACGGCATCGGGCTCGGGCTTCCCATTACGGAAAAAATTATCCGCGAGCATGGGGGCACCATTTCCGTTGAAAGCGAACTGGGCAGCGGCGCTAATTTCGTCATAACGCTTCCGCAGGTTACCCGGGTAGGGTAG
- a CDS encoding transposase, which yields MKKDSDFTPDEKTAILKEYLQEGVDENVISAKYDIPVSLLQEWQEIVIAAITDKEDERKALRRKAEIGRLKAEAQRLQTEIDKLRRENDVLKRTLGRDPEVERALRKPGS from the coding sequence ATGAAAAAAGATTCGGATTTTACCCCGGATGAGAAGACAGCAATACTTAAGGAGTATCTGCAGGAGGGGGTGGATGAAAATGTTATCTCGGCAAAGTATGATATCCCGGTATCCTTGCTGCAGGAGTGGCAGGAGATTGTAATTGCAGCTATTACCGATAAAGAGGATGAGCGTAAAGCCCTTCGCAGGAAAGCAGAAATCGGGAGATTAAAAGCGGAGGCACAAAGACTGCAAACAGAGATTGATAAGCTCCGCCGCGAAAATGATGTTCTTAAAAGAACACTTGGCAGGGACCCAGAAGTCGAAAGAGCCCTGAGAAAACCGGGGAGCTGA
- a CDS encoding MarR family transcriptional regulator, whose translation MFSAFLEKYKDNILGVVSCFDRIIISGTMPGWRYPGAMKFFLLKHKIKFVDYTKFAKSVRDKINAQMETLSAKTRVPIVYIRSPRLVNKENTVKKIISEKNLKQGIVAIFSIMESCDGYQTTWNKITHTGDVRARSSKCLHYYLYFLDKYLGLCFIRIPTWLPCKVQLYFNGHNLLAYKLRKNRIMYILQDNVFTYLSDFQKAQKLSDKISAGNLHSGLKAFMRRYLPVFAEYRQWPEWTFTQAEYATDIVFKDKHRMKHLYDELILRCIHLVKPGNIATFFNRSLAAHYEQEVTTHYNKMIHGTRVKHAIGANSVKMYDKAPGVLRIETTVNNIKAFRIYRMVKTRQGTITWKKAEMKKSIYSIHPLRKECTAVNSRYLDFLASFDDTSAGRMNLEQLSNPLKDNGRSVKGINFFDKQEQDVLIAVHCGSNTLNGIRNKTLRKNLGDNYSSAKVSRILTRLRKHNLIEKVPNTHCYHLTKLGLSTIPCGLYIRELELPAILSKVA comes from the coding sequence ATGTTCTCGGCTTTTCTGGAAAAATATAAAGACAATATTCTCGGTGTTGTAAGTTGTTTTGACCGGATTATTATCAGTGGAACAATGCCAGGCTGGAGATATCCGGGAGCAATGAAATTTTTTTTGCTCAAACACAAGATCAAGTTTGTGGACTATACGAAATTTGCTAAATCCGTCCGTGATAAAATTAATGCACAAATGGAGACTCTTAGTGCAAAAACCCGGGTTCCTATTGTCTATATCAGGAGTCCGAGACTGGTCAACAAAGAAAATACAGTCAAAAAAATCATTTCTGAAAAGAACCTCAAGCAAGGCATTGTTGCGATTTTCTCAATTATGGAATCTTGCGACGGATATCAGACCACCTGGAACAAGATCACTCATACCGGAGATGTTCGTGCGCGATCCTCAAAATGCCTGCATTATTATTTGTATTTCTTAGATAAATATCTTGGACTTTGCTTTATTCGTATTCCTACCTGGCTGCCTTGCAAAGTTCAGTTGTATTTTAACGGTCATAATCTTCTGGCTTATAAACTCCGTAAGAACCGGATCATGTATATTCTTCAGGATAATGTCTTTACCTACCTAAGTGATTTTCAGAAAGCACAAAAACTCAGTGATAAAATCAGTGCAGGTAATTTACACTCCGGGCTGAAAGCATTTATGCGGCGATATCTCCCGGTTTTTGCCGAATATCGCCAGTGGCCGGAGTGGACTTTTACTCAGGCAGAATATGCCACCGATATTGTCTTCAAGGACAAGCATCGAATGAAACATCTTTACGACGAATTAATCCTCAGATGTATTCATTTGGTCAAACCAGGTAACATAGCTACCTTTTTTAACCGGTCGCTTGCTGCTCATTATGAACAGGAAGTCACTACTCATTATAATAAAATGATTCATGGAACTCGCGTTAAGCACGCTATTGGTGCAAATAGTGTTAAAATGTATGATAAAGCTCCAGGAGTTCTCCGCATTGAGACGACGGTGAATAATATCAAAGCATTTAGAATCTATCGCATGGTGAAAACCCGTCAGGGAACAATCACCTGGAAAAAAGCAGAGATGAAAAAGAGTATTTACAGTATCCATCCGCTCAGGAAAGAGTGTACAGCGGTAAACAGCAGATACCTTGATTTTCTTGCCTCCTTCGATGATACCTCAGCCGGTAGAATGAATTTAGAACAACTCAGCAATCCCCTCAAAGATAATGGCCGCTCAGTTAAAGGGATAAACTTCTTTGACAAGCAGGAACAGGATGTGCTTATTGCTGTTCATTGTGGGAGTAATACCCTCAATGGAATCAGAAACAAAACCTTGCGTAAGAATCTCGGTGATAACTACAGTTCTGCAAAAGTATCACGTATACTAACTCGACTGAGAAAACACAACCTTATAGAAAAAGTGCCGAATACCCATTGTTACCATTTAACAAAACTGGGACTCAGCACTATTCCTTGTGGTCTTTATATACGCGAATTAGAGTTACCGGCTATTCTCAGTAAAGTTGCCTAA
- a CDS encoding Crp/Fnr family transcriptional regulator, which yields MIELLTKLAPLGQKEQEALAGICSEKSLKKGTQLLIPGEISRKLYFILKGLGRVYYIRDGNDTTDYFAMDMNFLGGIPSYFTGEPSHKGIELLEDTMLIEIYNHEFEKLCGEYHQIEHCGRKLAIMAFIECQTEIESIRFLSARERYYEFEKKFPGIISRAPLRHIASYLGMTQVSVSRIRAGIQ from the coding sequence ATGATTGAGCTGTTAACTAAACTTGCCCCCCTCGGACAGAAGGAGCAGGAGGCGCTTGCGGGAATCTGCTCTGAAAAATCCCTCAAAAAAGGTACTCAGCTTCTTATACCGGGTGAAATTTCACGCAAGCTCTACTTTATCCTGAAAGGACTGGGAAGAGTATATTATATCCGTGATGGCAATGATACTACTGACTATTTTGCCATGGATATGAATTTCCTCGGGGGAATTCCAAGCTACTTCACCGGGGAGCCCTCGCATAAGGGAATTGAACTGCTTGAAGATACCATGCTGATTGAAATATATAATCATGAATTTGAGAAACTTTGCGGGGAGTATCATCAGATAGAGCACTGCGGGAGAAAACTTGCCATCATGGCCTTTATTGAATGTCAAACGGAAATTGAAAGCATCAGGTTTCTTTCCGCCAGAGAGCGTTACTATGAGTTTGAAAAAAAGTTTCCGGGTATTATCAGCCGGGCACCGCTCAGGCATATTGCATCATATCTTGGAATGACTCAGGTAAGCGTGAGCAGGATTCGTGCAGGCATTCAGTAG